The Meiothermus sp. Pnk-1 genome has a window encoding:
- a CDS encoding type II toxin-antitoxin system death-on-curing family toxin produces the protein MAKLYYRYRGDTFLTVAALLQAHTDVIELSGGLSGIKDRGALESAADAPRKSAGGEDAYRTFFTKVAAVGYHITQGHVFNDGNKRTAFTAMLWMLRMNGYAPKPTADAGTTVMLLVATGHLKIPGLRVALIHWCGLDIADATL, from the coding sequence ATGGCCAAACTGTATTACCGCTACCGTGGGGATACCTTCCTCACGGTAGCTGCTTTGTTGCAGGCCCATACCGATGTTATTGAGTTGTCGGGTGGATTGTCGGGAATCAAAGATCGTGGGGCGCTGGAGAGCGCTGCCGATGCCCCCAGGAAAAGCGCGGGAGGCGAGGATGCCTACCGCACCTTCTTCACCAAGGTGGCAGCCGTGGGTTATCACATCACGCAAGGCCACGTCTTCAACGACGGCAACAAACGCACCGCATTTACGGCCATGCTCTGGATGTTGCGGATGAACGGCTACGCTCCTAAGCCCACGGCTGACGCGGGAACCACAGTCATGCTTTTGGTGGCGACGGGACACCTGAAAATACCAGGTTTGCGGGTTGCGTTGATTCACTGGTGCGGTTTGGATATTGCCGATGCGACACTTTAG
- a CDS encoding rhamnulokinase family protein, whose translation MSASLHLAVDLGAESGRVALGRLEGGRLEVEILHRFKNTPALLGGYLHWDLPRLWLEILEGLKKAPPGVRSLGVDGWGVDYALLGPDGDLLGLPRHYRDPHHLAAFQQVLQDLPREEIFAHTGIQFLPINTLYQLVALREGNPALLEAAQTFLMLPDLLHYWLCGQAAVEWTNASTTQLADPRTRSWSEPLLQRLGLPRRLFPQPVPPGTALGPLRGEVAREVGQEILVVAPCTHDTASAVAAVPAQGNSWAYISSGTWSLVGLELPQPLLDPEVLAMNLTNEGGLDGTTRLLKNVMGLWLLQECRQAWGEQYSYAELTAMAETAEPFRSLVNPDDPRFLLPHEVAGPMPARIQAYCQETGQPLPQGEAQITRTVYDSLALQYRRVVEGLERLTGRSLPQLHVVGGGSQNRLLCQLTADVSGREVWAGPAEATLIGNLLVGARAVGALPGSVREVVRASFTPEAYRPRPLAGLEAAYQRFLRLP comes from the coding sequence ATGTCCGCTAGCTTGCATCTGGCCGTGGACCTGGGGGCGGAGTCCGGGCGGGTGGCCCTGGGGCGGCTCGAGGGAGGACGGCTCGAGGTCGAGATCCTCCACCGCTTCAAAAACACCCCGGCGCTGTTGGGCGGCTACTTGCACTGGGATCTGCCCCGGCTGTGGCTGGAGATCCTCGAGGGCTTGAAAAAGGCCCCGCCGGGGGTGCGGAGCCTGGGCGTGGACGGCTGGGGGGTGGACTACGCCCTCCTGGGGCCGGACGGCGACTTGCTGGGCCTACCCCGCCACTACCGTGATCCGCACCACCTCGCGGCCTTCCAGCAGGTGCTGCAAGACCTGCCCCGCGAGGAGATCTTCGCCCACACGGGTATCCAGTTCCTGCCGATCAATACCTTGTACCAGCTGGTGGCCTTACGGGAGGGCAACCCGGCTTTGCTCGAGGCCGCCCAGACCTTCTTGATGCTCCCCGACCTGTTGCACTACTGGCTGTGCGGCCAAGCCGCCGTGGAGTGGACCAATGCCAGCACCACCCAGCTCGCCGATCCGCGCACGCGCAGTTGGTCGGAGCCGCTGCTGCAGCGGTTGGGGCTACCCCGGCGGCTCTTCCCCCAGCCGGTGCCCCCAGGGACAGCCCTGGGGCCGTTGCGCGGCGAGGTGGCCCGGGAGGTGGGCCAGGAGATCCTAGTGGTAGCCCCTTGCACCCACGACACCGCCTCGGCGGTGGCGGCGGTACCCGCTCAGGGAAACTCCTGGGCCTACATCAGCAGCGGCACCTGGTCGCTGGTGGGCCTCGAGCTGCCCCAGCCGCTGCTGGACCCCGAGGTGCTGGCCATGAACCTGACCAACGAAGGCGGCCTAGACGGCACCACCCGCCTGCTCAAGAACGTGATGGGGCTATGGCTCTTGCAGGAGTGCCGCCAGGCTTGGGGGGAGCAGTATAGCTATGCCGAGCTCACCGCGATGGCCGAAACAGCCGAACCTTTCCGCTCGCTGGTCAACCCTGACGATCCGCGCTTTTTGCTCCCCCACGAGGTTGCGGGGCCGATGCCCGCGCGCATCCAAGCCTACTGCCAAGAGACCGGGCAACCGCTGCCGCAGGGCGAAGCCCAGATCACCCGCACCGTCTACGACAGCCTGGCCTTGCAGTACCGCCGGGTGGTGGAGGGGCTCGAGCGGCTCACCGGGCGCTCCCTCCCCCAGCTACACGTGGTCGGGGGAGGCTCACAAAACCGCCTGCTCTGCCAACTCACCGCCGACGTGAGCGGTCGGGAGGTGTGGGCCGGTCCCGCCGAGGCTACCCTGATCGGCAACTTGCTGGTCGGCGCACGGGCCGTAGGGGCGCTTCCGGGCAGCGTGCGCGAGGTGGTGCGGGCTTCTTTCACCCCGGAGGCCTACCGGCCCCGCCCCTTAGCGGGGCTCGAGGCGGCCTACCAGCGGTTCCTGCGGTTGCCTTGA
- a CDS encoding sensory rhodopsin transducer, whose translation MPKPSTNGGARTWFVPDGYLPAKGPGGAYVGHDCVCLLNTTSQEARVWLDIYFEDRDPVEGLEVRLPPKRCLHLRMDRPEMLSGFEIPREVPYALRVRSSVPIVVQYSRLDVTQANMAFLSVMGFPQDEG comes from the coding sequence ATGCCCAAACCAAGCACCAACGGCGGGGCCCGGACCTGGTTCGTTCCCGACGGGTATCTCCCGGCGAAGGGGCCGGGGGGAGCCTATGTGGGCCACGACTGCGTGTGCCTGCTCAACACCACCTCCCAGGAAGCGCGGGTTTGGCTGGACATCTACTTCGAGGACCGGGATCCGGTAGAAGGCCTCGAGGTTCGGCTCCCTCCCAAGCGCTGTCTGCACCTGCGAATGGATAGGCCGGAGATGCTCTCGGGCTTCGAGATACCCCGCGAGGTACCCTACGCCCTGCGGGTGCGCTCGAGCGTGCCCATCGTAGTCCAGTACAGCCGCCTGGACGTGACCCAAGCCAATATGGCCTTTCTGAGCGTGATGGGGTTTCCCCAGGACGAGGGGTGA
- a CDS encoding substrate-binding domain-containing protein has translation MRQVRLWIAVGAVLLGVGFAQKQITIAMIPKLVGIDYFNATEQGAKEAAAELGNIRLIYQGPTEGRVDKQIELIENFITAKVDVISVAANDPVAIAPVLEKARKAGIKVVTWDADANVRDVFCNQATFAGIGKALADEMARQVGKEGEVAIVTSSLTAPNQNAWIAEMKKVLAKDYPGLKVVDTKPSEEDQQLAFRVTQDLLKAYPNLKGVWALSSVAFPGAAEAVQQAGKAGKVAVVGLSTPKQMKPFMKAGVIKSVILWNPIDLGYLSVYAAKQLVEKGLKEGDKIVTKRGTFTVQKDDKGLQVLLGPPFIFTPENIDKFNF, from the coding sequence ATGCGACAGGTTCGTTTGTGGATCGCGGTTGGGGCAGTGCTACTGGGCGTGGGCTTCGCGCAAAAACAAATCACCATCGCCATGATCCCTAAGCTGGTGGGGATTGACTATTTCAACGCTACCGAGCAAGGGGCCAAGGAAGCAGCCGCCGAGTTGGGCAACATCCGGCTCATCTACCAGGGCCCTACCGAGGGCCGGGTGGACAAGCAGATCGAGCTGATCGAGAACTTCATCACGGCGAAAGTAGATGTGATCTCGGTAGCCGCCAACGACCCCGTAGCCATCGCCCCGGTGTTGGAAAAAGCCCGCAAGGCAGGCATCAAGGTGGTGACCTGGGACGCCGACGCAAACGTGCGCGACGTCTTCTGCAACCAGGCCACCTTCGCGGGTATCGGCAAGGCTTTAGCCGACGAAATGGCCCGGCAAGTGGGCAAAGAGGGGGAGGTGGCCATCGTGACCAGCAGCCTCACCGCCCCCAACCAGAACGCCTGGATCGCCGAGATGAAGAAGGTGCTGGCCAAGGACTACCCCGGTCTCAAGGTGGTGGACACCAAGCCCAGCGAGGAAGACCAGCAGCTGGCCTTCCGGGTGACCCAGGACCTGCTCAAGGCTTACCCTAACCTCAAGGGAGTCTGGGCGCTCTCGAGCGTAGCCTTCCCTGGCGCCGCCGAGGCCGTGCAGCAAGCCGGCAAGGCCGGTAAGGTAGCGGTGGTGGGCCTCTCCACCCCCAAGCAGATGAAGCCTTTCATGAAAGCCGGGGTCATCAAGAGCGTGATCCTGTGGAACCCCATCGACCTGGGCTACCTCTCGGTCTACGCGGCCAAACAACTGGTGGAAAAAGGCCTCAAGGAGGGGGACAAGATCGTCACCAAGCGCGGCACCTTCACCGTACAAAAAGACGATAAGGGCCTGCAGGTCCTGCTTGGCCCGCCCTTCATCTTCACCCCCGAGAACATCGACAAGTTCAACTTCTAG
- a CDS encoding bifunctional aldolase/short-chain dehydrogenase, which translates to MPQNLWNDAEAPSGEGLAALAYRSRLLGADRSLVNLYGGNTSCKSLEHDHLGRVVEVLWVKGSGSDLADIGENGFAGLKLAEVLPLFAREAMSDEEMVAYLERCTFEPGRPRQSIETLLHAFVPARHVDHTHPDAIISLACSPQGRSLVREIYGERAAWVDYIRPGFTLSKQIGQAVRENPRAECVIMAKHGLVTWGETARECYENTLRIVREAEAYLARQPHARSLRVSPLPEPERKRLVAKLMPTLRGAMGGERPSVLCYDDSPEVLAFVGAEGAQALSQVGAACPDHLVHTKRVPLFLDWTPEQGEQALLERVRAGVQAFAEEYRRYFETHRSEGDRMFPPTPRVILIPGLGMITSGGDAWAAEVSRQLYHRAIQVMGRAQGGFVSLSEAESYAVEYWPLELYKLSLRPPPKALEGRIALVTGAASGIGKAIAHRLAAEGAHVVIADINALGAEAVAAEIRQARGYRKALAVEMDVTDEAAVEAAFERTVLEYGGVDIVVNNAGISASAPIEETSLEMWNRNLGILATGYFLVSRAAFRMWKTQGIGGNLIFIGSKNSVAAGKNAAAYSAAKAAELHLARCLAEEGGAHGIRVNSVLPDAVLSGSSIWNSSWRAERAATYGIREDQLEEFYRARTTLKVSIYPEDVAEAVYFFASPASSKTTGGVLTVDGGVPAAYVR; encoded by the coding sequence ATGCCCCAAAATCTGTGGAACGATGCCGAAGCCCCCTCCGGCGAAGGGCTGGCAGCCCTGGCTTACCGCTCCCGGCTGCTGGGGGCTGACCGCAGCCTGGTCAACCTGTACGGGGGGAACACCAGCTGCAAAAGCCTCGAGCACGACCACCTGGGCCGGGTCGTGGAGGTGCTCTGGGTCAAGGGATCGGGCTCGGACCTGGCCGATATCGGCGAGAACGGCTTCGCCGGGCTTAAGCTCGCGGAGGTCTTGCCCTTGTTTGCGCGCGAAGCCATGAGCGACGAGGAGATGGTGGCCTACCTCGAGCGCTGCACCTTCGAGCCGGGTCGCCCACGCCAGTCCATCGAGACCCTGCTCCACGCCTTCGTACCCGCTCGGCACGTGGACCACACCCACCCCGATGCGATCATCAGCCTGGCCTGTTCCCCCCAGGGGCGCTCGCTCGTTCGGGAGATCTACGGTGAGCGGGCGGCCTGGGTGGACTATATCCGCCCGGGCTTCACCCTCTCCAAACAGATTGGCCAGGCGGTGCGGGAAAACCCTCGAGCAGAGTGCGTGATCATGGCCAAGCACGGGCTGGTAACCTGGGGCGAGACCGCCCGCGAGTGCTACGAAAACACCCTGCGCATCGTTAGGGAGGCCGAGGCCTATCTGGCCCGGCAACCCCACGCCCGCTCCCTGAGGGTCAGTCCGCTACCCGAGCCTGAGCGCAAGCGCCTGGTGGCAAAGCTGATGCCAACGCTGCGCGGGGCGATGGGCGGGGAGCGGCCCAGCGTACTCTGTTACGACGACAGCCCCGAGGTGCTCGCATTTGTCGGGGCAGAGGGGGCCCAAGCGCTTTCCCAGGTCGGGGCGGCCTGCCCCGACCACCTGGTCCACACCAAACGGGTCCCGCTTTTCCTGGACTGGACCCCCGAACAGGGGGAGCAGGCGCTGCTCGAACGGGTCCGTGCGGGGGTGCAGGCCTTTGCCGAGGAGTACCGCCGCTACTTCGAAACCCATCGCAGCGAGGGGGACCGGATGTTTCCCCCCACCCCGCGGGTCATCCTGATCCCCGGCCTAGGTATGATCACCAGCGGAGGTGACGCCTGGGCCGCCGAAGTCAGCCGCCAGCTTTACCACCGCGCCATCCAGGTGATGGGCCGAGCCCAAGGCGGTTTTGTCTCGCTCTCCGAGGCAGAGTCTTACGCTGTCGAGTACTGGCCGCTCGAGCTCTACAAGCTCTCCCTCCGCCCCCCGCCAAAGGCGCTCGAGGGCCGAATCGCCCTGGTCACCGGGGCGGCCTCAGGGATCGGTAAGGCCATCGCCCACCGGCTGGCCGCCGAAGGGGCTCACGTGGTCATCGCAGATATCAACGCCTTGGGTGCAGAGGCCGTGGCCGCGGAGATCCGCCAGGCGAGAGGCTACCGCAAAGCCCTGGCGGTGGAGATGGACGTGACCGACGAGGCCGCGGTCGAGGCCGCATTCGAGCGAACCGTGCTCGAGTACGGCGGGGTGGACATCGTGGTGAACAACGCCGGAATCTCGGCCTCGGCCCCCATCGAGGAGACCAGCCTGGAGATGTGGAACCGCAACCTGGGCATCTTGGCGACCGGGTACTTCTTGGTCTCGCGAGCCGCCTTCCGGATGTGGAAAACCCAAGGCATCGGGGGGAACCTGATCTTCATCGGCTCAAAGAACTCGGTCGCGGCGGGCAAGAACGCCGCCGCTTACTCCGCCGCCAAGGCCGCCGAGCTACACCTGGCCCGCTGCCTGGCCGAGGAGGGCGGGGCCCACGGCATCCGGGTCAACAGCGTGCTGCCTGACGCGGTGCTGAGCGGTTCTTCGATCTGGAACTCCTCCTGGCGGGCCGAGCGGGCCGCCACCTACGGCATCCGCGAGGACCAGCTCGAGGAGTTCTACCGCGCGCGCACCACCCTCAAGGTGAGCATCTACCCCGAGGATGTCGCCGAGGCGGTGTATTTCTTCGCCTCTCCGGCCTCGAGCAAGACCACCGGCGGGGTGCTTACTGTAGATGGAGGGGTACCTGCCGCCTATGTCCGCTAG
- the argB gene encoding acetylglutamate kinase, with translation MRPTLLVKIGGSLKGASELLDEIATYPGPLILVHGGGPNIGEWLNRMGFETYFHKGLRVTPPEQMEVVEMVLTTLGKSLAHSLTQRGRPALALSGRDAGLIEAEPLEPELGRVGEVSRVNTQVLEQLLSLGLTPLIAPIGLDSQGPLNINADTAAGAVAGAMGLPVVFLTDVAGVLREAKDPSSRLAELSRSEAQTLIAQGVISGGMIPKVEAALGALDKGASWAAIARGSKGVLEAVLSGEAGTRMVK, from the coding sequence ATGCGCCCAACCCTTCTGGTCAAAATCGGTGGAAGCCTCAAGGGGGCTTCTGAGCTTCTCGACGAGATCGCTACCTATCCGGGGCCGCTCATCCTGGTTCACGGCGGCGGGCCTAACATTGGCGAATGGCTCAACCGGATGGGTTTCGAAACCTACTTCCACAAGGGCCTACGGGTGACCCCGCCCGAGCAGATGGAGGTTGTGGAGATGGTGCTCACCACCCTGGGAAAGAGTCTTGCCCACAGCCTCACCCAGCGGGGGCGACCCGCCCTGGCCCTCAGCGGGCGCGACGCGGGCCTGATCGAGGCGGAGCCGCTCGAGCCCGAACTGGGGCGGGTCGGTGAGGTCAGCCGGGTCAACACCCAGGTGCTCGAGCAGCTATTGAGCCTGGGTCTGACCCCGCTCATTGCCCCCATCGGCCTCGACAGCCAGGGCCCGCTCAACATCAACGCCGACACCGCCGCTGGGGCCGTGGCCGGAGCGATGGGCTTGCCTGTGGTGTTCCTGACCGACGTGGCGGGAGTGCTGCGCGAGGCCAAAGACCCCTCGAGCCGCCTCGCCGAACTATCCAGAAGCGAGGCGCAAACCCTGATCGCCCAGGGAGTGATCTCCGGCGGGATGATTCCCAAGGTCGAAGCGGCTTTGGGTGCTCTCGATAAGGGGGCTTCCTGGGCAGCGATCGCTCGAGGCAGCAAAGGAGTTCTGGAAGCAGTGCTCTCCGGCGAAGCCGGAACCCGAATGGTAAAGTAG
- the rhaI gene encoding L-rhamnose isomerase: protein MAQVSLSVREALKRQRIETPSWGYGNSGTRFKTFAAPGAARNVWEKLEDAALIHRLSGIAPSVALHIPWDRVEDWDQLRAYAQNLGLQIGAINPNLFQDEEYKLGSIAHPDPKVRSKAIRHILECIEIMQLTGSRDLSLWFADGTNYAGQDDLRSRKRRVRESLAQVYAALPEGKRLLLEYKFFEPAFYFTDVFDWGAALLYCQALGEKAQVLVDLGHHAQATNLEAIVAFLLDEGKLGGFHFNARRYADDDLIVGSTNPFELFCIYTELVAAEHSDDPRTAQTARNVAYMIDQSHNIEPKLEAMLQSVLNCQEAYAKALLVDYPALRQAQQQGDVLEAHRLLLEAFKTDVRPLLAEVREEMGVPPDPIQALRRGEYLSQRIQRRGTSTSSSGYPA from the coding sequence ATGGCTCAGGTATCCCTATCTGTCCGCGAGGCCTTAAAGCGCCAGCGGATCGAGACCCCGAGCTGGGGGTATGGCAACTCGGGGACCCGCTTCAAGACCTTCGCCGCCCCCGGTGCCGCCAGGAACGTGTGGGAGAAGCTCGAGGATGCCGCCCTGATCCACCGCCTCAGCGGCATCGCCCCCAGCGTGGCCCTGCACATCCCCTGGGACCGGGTGGAGGATTGGGACCAGCTACGCGCCTACGCCCAAAATCTGGGCCTCCAGATCGGGGCCATCAACCCCAACCTTTTTCAAGACGAGGAGTATAAGCTCGGCTCCATCGCCCACCCCGACCCCAAGGTGCGCAGTAAAGCCATCCGGCACATCCTCGAGTGCATCGAGATCATGCAGCTAACCGGCTCGCGGGATCTCTCCTTGTGGTTCGCCGACGGGACCAATTACGCCGGGCAGGATGACCTCCGCAGCCGCAAACGGCGGGTGCGGGAGAGCCTGGCGCAAGTCTACGCGGCCCTCCCCGAGGGCAAGCGGTTGCTGCTAGAGTACAAGTTTTTCGAGCCCGCCTTTTACTTCACGGATGTGTTCGACTGGGGGGCCGCTTTGCTGTACTGCCAGGCCCTCGGGGAAAAAGCCCAGGTGCTGGTAGACCTGGGCCACCACGCCCAGGCCACCAACCTCGAGGCCATCGTGGCGTTCTTGCTCGACGAGGGCAAGCTGGGGGGGTTCCACTTCAACGCCCGCCGCTATGCCGACGATGACCTGATCGTGGGCAGCACCAACCCCTTCGAACTCTTTTGCATCTACACCGAACTGGTCGCGGCGGAGCACTCGGACGATCCCCGGACCGCCCAAACTGCCCGGAACGTGGCCTACATGATCGACCAGAGCCACAACATCGAACCCAAGCTCGAGGCCATGCTGCAATCGGTCCTGAACTGCCAAGAAGCCTACGCCAAAGCGCTGTTGGTAGATTACCCGGCCCTGCGACAGGCCCAACAACAAGGCGATGTGCTCGAGGCCCACCGCCTACTGCTGGAGGCCTTCAAAACCGACGTGCGGCCCCTGCTGGCCGAGGTCAGGGAGGAAATGGGGGTGCCGCCTGACCCCATTCAGGCGCTACGCCGAGGGGAATACCTATCCCAGCGCATCCAGCGCCGCGGTACCTCTACCAGCAGCAGCGGCTACCCTGCCTGA
- a CDS encoding NAD(P)/FAD-dependent oxidoreductase, whose amino-acid sequence MPDYQYLIVGGGMAADAALRGIRELDPVGTVGMVSAEPHPPYNRPPLSKGLWKGQSVDEIWRHADDLAAEVHLGHRIVALDLERSQATDEQGQVYGFEKILLATGSTPRRFPFGGTDILYYRTYDDYRHLRALAQRAESFAVIGGGFIGSEMAAALALANKHVTLIFPEGGIGGRLFPADLARFLVDFYREKGVEVRPGEEVVGLERQGQDLNLRLQSGQTLTVHGVVAGIGVSPSVELAQQAGLRVEGGIVVNELGQTDAPNVYAAGDVARFYNPALQAWMRVEHEDHANTHGLAVGRNMAGAHEPYHHLPFFYSDLFELGYEAVGILDSRLETVSDWTDPFREGVVYYLEEGRVRGVLLWNTWGKVDAARALIAEPGPFRPQDLKGRLG is encoded by the coding sequence ATGCCGGACTACCAATACCTAATCGTGGGCGGGGGCATGGCCGCGGACGCAGCGCTACGGGGAATCCGCGAACTCGATCCGGTGGGTACGGTAGGGATGGTAAGCGCCGAACCCCATCCACCCTATAACCGTCCGCCGCTTTCCAAGGGGCTGTGGAAGGGCCAATCGGTGGATGAAATCTGGCGGCACGCCGATGACCTGGCTGCCGAAGTCCACCTAGGGCATCGCATTGTGGCGCTCGACCTCGAGCGCTCCCAGGCCACCGACGAGCAGGGCCAGGTGTATGGCTTCGAGAAGATCCTCCTGGCAACCGGGAGCACCCCCCGCCGCTTCCCCTTCGGTGGCACGGACATCCTCTATTACCGCACCTACGACGATTACCGGCATTTGCGGGCTTTAGCCCAGCGCGCCGAGTCCTTTGCGGTGATCGGTGGGGGTTTCATCGGTTCGGAGATGGCGGCGGCGCTAGCGCTCGCCAACAAGCACGTTACCCTGATCTTTCCCGAGGGAGGGATCGGAGGGCGGTTATTCCCTGCCGATCTGGCCCGCTTCTTGGTGGATTTTTACCGGGAAAAAGGCGTGGAGGTACGGCCCGGCGAAGAGGTGGTGGGCCTCGAGCGGCAGGGGCAGGATTTGAATCTCCGGTTGCAAAGTGGCCAAACGCTGACGGTCCACGGGGTGGTGGCCGGCATCGGGGTCTCCCCCAGCGTTGAGCTAGCCCAGCAGGCGGGTTTGCGGGTGGAGGGCGGGATCGTGGTCAACGAGCTGGGTCAGACCGATGCCCCCAACGTCTACGCCGCGGGGGACGTGGCCCGCTTTTATAACCCGGCCCTCCAGGCCTGGATGCGGGTGGAGCACGAGGACCACGCCAACACCCACGGCCTTGCGGTAGGGCGCAATATGGCCGGGGCCCACGAGCCTTATCACCACCTGCCCTTCTTCTACTCCGATCTTTTCGAGCTGGGCTACGAGGCGGTAGGAATCCTGGACTCCCGGCTGGAGACGGTAAGCGATTGGACAGACCCCTTCCGCGAGGGGGTGGTCTATTACCTAGAGGAAGGGCGAGTGCGCGGGGTGCTGTTGTGGAACACCTGGGGCAAGGTCGATGCAGCCCGGGCCCTGATCGCCGAACCAGGCCCGTTCCGCCCGCAGGACCTGAAGGGAAGGCTCGGGTGA
- a CDS encoding nitroreductase family protein: MHAVAKHILSVKEAAESRRSIRKYKPDPIPREQLEEILSLALKAPSANNLQPWRIAVVQDPALKERLREAANNQAQVSAAPTVLVIYSDMKDTLAHVEETIHPGFPPAEAAARAERIRNLWASRSDQERETWGVGQAYILLGYLTLLLKAYGYDSNPMGGFNPAKVKEVLGLPEHVAIAALLPLGIAAEEGYPHHRHPLDRVVQWR, translated from the coding sequence ATGCATGCCGTCGCCAAGCATATCCTAAGCGTCAAAGAAGCCGCCGAGAGCCGCCGCAGCATCCGCAAGTACAAGCCTGATCCCATTCCCCGGGAACAGCTCGAGGAGATCCTCTCGCTGGCCCTCAAAGCCCCCAGCGCCAACAACCTCCAACCCTGGCGCATCGCCGTGGTGCAAGACCCTGCGCTCAAAGAGCGCCTACGGGAAGCGGCCAACAACCAAGCCCAAGTAAGCGCTGCCCCTACGGTGCTGGTGATCTATAGCGACATGAAAGACACCCTGGCCCATGTCGAGGAAACCATCCACCCCGGTTTCCCTCCCGCAGAAGCCGCAGCTCGCGCCGAACGCATCCGTAACCTGTGGGCCTCACGCAGCGACCAAGAGCGCGAGACCTGGGGGGTCGGGCAAGCCTACATCTTGCTGGGTTACCTTACCCTGCTGCTCAAGGCCTACGGCTATGACTCCAACCCCATGGGGGGGTTTAACCCGGCCAAGGTAAAGGAAGTGCTAGGGCTACCCGAGCACGTCGCCATCGCTGCTTTGCTGCCTCTCGGCATCGCCGCCGAAGAGGGCTACCCCCATCACCGGCATCCGCTCGATCGCGTCGTGCAGTGGCGCTAA
- a CDS encoding type II toxin-antitoxin system VapC family toxin, which produces MSKYVLDTNLLIAAIRLEPAALNTLTRLPKSRVVISDVAFYELMLGEFLAGDSRSKEARQRKAQREALLAGIDHLPFDAKAAEMAAKAQVRLKQQNQSLELRDLFIAASAAAKGYTIITNNTRHLARFPKLKVQKWG; this is translated from the coding sequence ATGAGCAAATACGTTCTGGACACTAACCTTTTGATTGCAGCTATCCGCCTCGAGCCTGCTGCCTTGAATACCCTGACCCGGCTTCCAAAGAGCCGGGTTGTCATTTCCGACGTAGCCTTTTACGAGCTGATGTTGGGTGAGTTCCTTGCGGGGGATTCCCGTAGCAAAGAGGCTCGGCAACGCAAAGCCCAGCGAGAGGCGCTGCTGGCAGGAATAGATCACCTGCCTTTTGACGCCAAAGCTGCCGAAATGGCCGCCAAAGCCCAGGTTCGCCTCAAACAGCAGAACCAAAGTTTGGAATTGCGAGACCTGTTTATAGCCGCCTCGGCTGCCGCTAAGGGCTACACCATCATCACCAACAACACCCGTCACCTGGCCCGCTTTCCGAAGCTCAAAGTTCAAAAATGGGGCTAA
- a CDS encoding FTR1 family protein encodes MVLRDRDGLLRATALALLFFLASAFLLRHLAVSGPLDPEAHTALFSRVLDTAILIFREGLEAVLVLAALAAGLLRRDSPAYRPLLAGAGLAFAASVLSYFLAVRVVGLAESTFSELQVQAATGLLAVGVLLLVMNWFFHRVYWTGWIGLHTRKQGELLRRGAAGGLWLLGFSAVYREGFEVALFLQNIRLRVGEEAVAYGALVGVLLSLAVAALTFIFHRRLPYKRMLVFTGALLGLVLLVMVGEEAQEMQLAHWLPTTLLPLRIPDWMGVWFSLFPTRETLLAQALAAALVLGSYLKGRSKAG; translated from the coding sequence ATGGTGTTGCGCGATCGGGATGGCCTGCTGCGGGCTACGGCCCTGGCGCTGCTGTTTTTTCTCGCTTCGGCTTTTCTCCTGCGCCATCTGGCCGTGAGCGGCCCGTTGGACCCCGAGGCCCACACTGCCCTTTTCTCCCGGGTGCTGGACACCGCCATCCTCATCTTCCGCGAAGGGCTGGAGGCGGTGCTGGTCCTGGCTGCCCTCGCTGCCGGGCTGTTGCGGCGGGACAGCCCGGCCTACCGGCCGCTCCTGGCGGGGGCCGGGCTGGCCTTTGCCGCCTCGGTGCTGAGCTACTTCTTGGCGGTGCGGGTGGTGGGTCTGGCCGAGAGCACCTTCTCTGAGCTACAGGTGCAGGCAGCGACGGGGCTGCTGGCAGTGGGGGTGCTCCTGCTGGTGATGAACTGGTTTTTCCACCGGGTCTACTGGACTGGCTGGATCGGCCTCCACACCCGCAAGCAGGGAGAGCTCCTGCGGCGGGGCGCGGCCGGGGGGCTGTGGCTGCTGGGCTTTAGCGCGGTGTACCGGGAGGGGTTTGAGGTGGCCCTGTTCCTGCAAAACATCCGGCTGCGGGTGGGAGAGGAGGCGGTAGCCTACGGGGCGCTGGTGGGCGTGCTGCTCAGTCTGGCCGTCGCCGCGCTCACCTTCATCTTTCACCGCCGCCTGCCCTACAAGCGAATGCTGGTGTTCACCGGGGCGCTGCTCGGCCTGGTGTTGCTGGTGATGGTAGGGGAGGAAGCTCAGGAGATGCAGCTGGCCCACTGGCTGCCCACCACCCTCCTCCCCCTGAGGATTCCCGATTGGATGGGGGTGTGGTTCTCCCTCTTCCCCACGCGGGAGACCCTGCTAGCCCAGGCGCTGGCGGCGGCGCTGGTGTTGGGCAGCTACCTGAAGGGCCGCTCCAAGGCGGGCTAG